TAAAAATCCCCCGAGCAGCCGAATCTGTCGCCTTTAATAAATGCGATAAGATCCTGTACGAAATATGTGACATGGTACAGAGACATGAGAACAAAACCCAGACCAACTGCAGCTTGTGGAATAAGCATTGGCAGGCGGAATACAGGGGATCTTGGGTTCATTACCAGTGCCCAGGATACAAATTGTAGTGCCCAGACGGTAAAGAGTATGCACACAGCACAGGTGATGGCATCTTTTAGGAGAAGAACTGCACCTCTAAGGTGCGGGTTTCGGATATAGCAGGAGAGCAGGTCTGCTGAAATTTGGCTTTTTTCGCGACTCCCCTGTGCGGCACCCATAAAGTAGAGCCAGAAGGCCAGCATAGAGATAAGTTCTTCAGAACCGTAAAAGTCAGAGCCGAAAATATAGCGAATCATAATGGTGTAACAGATCATGCAAACAATAATGATGCTGGTGCTTGCCATTACAAATTTTTGGAAAAGGCCAAGTCCTTTCCACGGAATGCTTAGAGCATTTAGAAGAGTTTTATTCATCTTGTGTGTCCCTTGAACTACTCAGAAAAATTCGGCGGTGCGGTATACCGCACCGCCGTGTAAGGTTAGAGCTTAGTTAGTAGTGCTGTCTTACTAGTAAGAAGCTTTAATACCGTTGAGGAGTTCAGGAGTGAGGTTCTTTTCAAGACGCGGCCATGCTTTTGCACGAACGTAGTCTGCCATCTGCTCAAGCTCCTGGGTGGTGAACATAATAACTTCGATGCCTGCTTCAGAAAGCTTTTTACGGTACATTTCGTCTTCGCTTTCAGCCATAAGGAATGAATTCTGTGATTCATCACCAAATGCAGTTGCAACGATTTTCTGATCTTCTGGGCTCATGCCTTCGAAGAGTTTTTTGTTCATTACGTACTGAGTAGACTCAAAGTTAACGTTGTACTGGTAGTACTCCTTAATTACATCGCGGAAGCCGAGGTAGTTAAGGTTTGGAGGGCCACCGAGCCAGCCGTCAACAACGCCGGTCTGCAATGCAGAGTAGGTGTCGGTGTAAGGCAGGGAAGAAGTACGGAAGCCGAGTTCTTCTGCGCCGAATTTAAATACGTCGAGACCAGGTACACGGATCATGAAGCCTTTTTCTACGCCAGGTTTGCTAGCATTTTCAAGCGGCTTAACAGTACCTACGCCGATGAAACCTTCACCGTAGTAACCAAGGAATTTTACGCCGAGAGCGTCATGCATTTTTGCCATTTCTTTCGGGAGAAACGCATCCTTATCGTATACCTTACGAGCCTGTTCATAGTCTCGAGCAATATAAGGAAGGAAGCCTACACCGAGACGAGCGTCAAACTGGTCAGGTACGGTGATGTGGGCGATGTCAATGGAGCCACGGATAATTTCTTCATAAAGCTGGCTTGCATCACCAAGCTGGTTAGCTGGGTAAATTTTAACTTCGATGCGGCCATCAGTTTCTTTTTCGATACGAGCTTTAATGCGCTCAGCTGATTTCTGAGCCATGTGTTCTGTTGGATGCTGGGTAGCAAACTTAAGAACAACTTTTTCGGTTTTCTTACCTGTAGGTGCTGCCTGATCATCGCCGCCGGTACATGCGGTAAGACCAAGTGCAGCTGCAAAACAAAGCATAAGTGCAGCAATACGTTTCATTACAGTAACTCCTGAAAAATTTTGATAAGACTCTGAGCTCTCTCAGAGCACTCCTCTCAAGTGAGTGTGTCTCCTCACGGACTCTTTCTTTGCTTGGAGTGTGCCATGTTTACAAATCCTCATGTTTCTAGCCAGTTGG
Above is a genomic segment from Halodesulfovibrio sp. MK-HDV containing:
- a CDS encoding TRAP transporter small permease encodes the protein MNKTLLNALSIPWKGLGLFQKFVMASTSIIIVCMICYTIMIRYIFGSDFYGSEELISMLAFWLYFMGAAQGSREKSQISADLLSCYIRNPHLRGAVLLLKDAITCAVCILFTVWALQFVSWALVMNPRSPVFRLPMLIPQAAVGLGFVLMSLYHVTYFVQDLIAFIKGDRFGCSGDF
- the dctP gene encoding TRAP transporter substrate-binding protein DctP, whose product is MKRIAALMLCFAAALGLTACTGGDDQAAPTGKKTEKVVLKFATQHPTEHMAQKSAERIKARIEKETDGRIEVKIYPANQLGDASQLYEEIIRGSIDIAHITVPDQFDARLGVGFLPYIARDYEQARKVYDKDAFLPKEMAKMHDALGVKFLGYYGEGFIGVGTVKPLENASKPGVEKGFMIRVPGLDVFKFGAEELGFRTSSLPYTDTYSALQTGVVDGWLGGPPNLNYLGFRDVIKEYYQYNVNFESTQYVMNKKLFEGMSPEDQKIVATAFGDESQNSFLMAESEDEMYRKKLSEAGIEVIMFTTQELEQMADYVRAKAWPRLEKNLTPELLNGIKASY